The genomic stretch TACATATTCTGcatgtatataaacacatatatgcTTTTCCTTCACTCACAAGTTTTAATTCTTCTCAGTATCTGTCTACCTCTGTCTTTTCCGGTCCTCTCTGCCCTAGCACCACCTGGCTTTATCCTActggctttcttttttgcagTCCAAATAATATGATAGAGTAGATCAGATGAAAGACACTACTTTGCAATTGAACTAGATGATTGTtataggtcctttccaactgaatTATTCTGCTTCTTTCCATTCCATTCATCTCTTTGTACATCACCACTGAAGAGTGACAATTTTATACATTTGATAGTGGAAGTGCTCCTGCTGGAATAGCACAGAGACTGTGCCTATAAGTGTAATTTGAAAGGAATTATatgattataattttaaaattaactataCGTCTGGCTACACTCTATTCAGTAGTCTCCATCCTGACTCCTGTTTTTCCACATTGGCAGTGTATTAACTGCAACGACTTCCATTTGTAGCAAGGCACCACTTAGAGGTTAGCAAAGGTTACAATGGCTACAACCTCAGACTTATTACATTGTAAATGAATAGAGTGAGGTCATGGGGTGAGCAAAAATTATCTTGCTGAAATAGACACAGGTGCCTGCTTATAGTGCACACACAAGCTCTGTAAGGAGCCCTCCCTGGTACCAGGCTGTGGAATCTGCTCTCAAAAGTGTATGAGGAAATAATTCATCATGACTGATAAGTTGtaaatatgttttctgtgttCCGGGTCACACATCTTTTGTCATCCACCCCAGTGCTGCCTCTGACAGAAGGTGTATATAGCACAGAAAGCATCTCTAAGGGAAATCATGCAAATGGTGCTCAGAAGCCACTAATGACAACACGTGACTGCTCAAAGCACCCTTCAGTGCTACCCAGCACTCAGGGCTGTTACACCCCAGGTACCAGCTGTGAGTTTTCACACACGGGGAGAAGTGAAGATGTTTCCCAAAATAATGGGAGTAGTAACAACTTTCCTTTATGAACATGAGACCTAATTTTTAGCTTCCTATTTTAGTGCTCAGGCTCTTGTTAGACTAGTCAGTCCTGTGGGCATATCTCATAGCAAGAGGTGGGTCCTTATGAAGAAGGTTGAAATCTTCATACATATAGACATATATCGTGCCAGTATCTTCTGAAGAACTCTATAgaaatctgtttgcagaaatCTGGCAAGTCAGCATGTTTTCTGACTGCATAAAATCTTGTGATCACTACCTGGGAAACTGTAAGTTCAGTGACAAACATGTGTACACTCATTATTGGAAGAATACACAAATTTTCACTGCGAGAGTTTTATAAACCTCTTACTAAAgatacacccccacccccaccccaaaaaaaaaaaaaaccaacaaaaaaaaaccaaaccacaaaatcaaataaaaacaaaacaaaaaaaaacccaaactcaaaatcaaaaccccccaaaaaatcccccaaacccaaacaaaagctTCAGGAAATACATAGCCTTTATTCCACACTTTATTATTATCAATGGTAACAAATTCAGACAAACTTTATAGCTTTTTCTGTGTACAATAATTTTTAATCAGCTTCTTGACCTTTTTAGTTATGTTTCTGTTCTTTGAGAGAGAAACCTCACATGCCCTTGTCTTTTCAGCAGAGTCATCCACCATTTTGTGACTGGTCTCAAAACCGATCTTTTCAGACAGATAAGTCTTGCTCCTGGCATTAACAGTTGTTGGAGCAAGGCAGCAGCCCCCTTTAAATCAGACTGCCTTAGCCAGGTTTTAACAGTAAGACAATTCCAATGAGCTATGGGAAGTTTCTCCTCTTGCCTAGACCCAACCAGCGAGGAGAGTTTAAGGCAGAGTTCCTGACACAGGGCCTGTCCCAAACAGAAATGTGTGTTGCCCCCCCCCCTCTTAAAATTGCTTTGAACCCAGCAGTCATAGTGAACTAATATAGTGACCTCAGCCCCACCTTCCAATGCTCTGTCCTATCCTACGCACTCAGTGTTCATGAAGTACCATAAAGATCACCTCAGTATCTGTGAAGGACCCTCATGAATGGCAAAGCAGGAAATTGTACACCTTGTGGGATTTGCAAAACCTGTTTATAAATAGgcaatacagtaaaataaatgtttaaaaataacaaagagcAACTGGGCCCATAAAATCAAATGCTATAATCTAGGAAATAGATTTCTAAAACGTGCTATGTAAAAACAAGTGCTACAGCTCCTTTCCTTGTGCATGTAGTGGCTCTTAAAAGAGCCTTTGGGTCTGTGTGCGTTGCCTCGATGTCAGCTGGAAAGAGGGAGAGGCCACAGTAGGAGCCTCAGGCACGCTCGCCGCGGATGCGGCGGGCCAGCTGGATGTCCTTGGGCATGATGGTGACGCGCTTGGCGTGGATGGCGCAGAGGTTCGTGTCCTCGAAGAGCCCCACCAGGTAGGCCTCGCTCGCCTCCTGCAGCGCCATCACGGCCGAGCTCTGGAAGCGCAGGTCGGTCTTGAAGTCCTGCGCGATCTCGCGCACCAGGCGCTGGAAGGGCAGCTTGCGGATCAGCAGCTCCGTCGACTTCTGGTAGCGCCGGATCTCGCGCAGCGCCACCGTGCCGGGCCGGTAGCGGTGCGGCTTCTTCACGCCGCCCGTGGCCGGCGCGCTCTTGCGGGCCGCCTTAGTGGCCAGCTGCTTGCGGGGCGCCTTCCCGCCCGTCGACTTACGCGCTGTCTGCTTCGTGCGCGCCATCGCAAACCAGCTCCAACCTCGCCCTTGTGAAAGAAGGAGAAGCGAATGAAGATAGCTACGCGGCGCTCCTATTTATAGAGCCGTCGCTTCTCTGATTGGACGACAGGAAGAGCGACTTCATTGGCTACCGTGGAAATCCCAGCCTCGGCCCGAGAAAGCTGAATCGCCACTGCCTGCATCCCCACCCCGCCCTCCCCGGCGACCCCGCTTCCAGTCACGACTCCCTTGGTGCGAGTCCGAGGCCTGGGCTGGGGGTGCTATTTCAGACACAactcctttctccttctccagctttccctATCCGCGAGGTTCGTGGCAGATTCAAAGCCCTGTGCAGGCTGCAATCCAGGAGTTGCTCCTAAAAGCGcaaagggttttttgttgtttgggtttttttttccgggggggggtggggggggtgttgctgGGTTGtttccaaaacaagaaaaaattcctTCATTGCTATACAGAGCTCTCTCATACAGCAACAGGCACATTATCCtcaaagctacaaaggaaagaTTACATGGTACTTGAAAACACAGAGACAAACACTTAAAAAATCATATAATGCAAGTTTGTAACTGTAGCAAGTATGTAAAAAGCTATAACAATACAGATGAAGCTTTTAAGATATGTCTCTCAcgttttcttttccctgtgaaaTAGGGCTTGTGTTAATTATCAAGTAAAATCGTGACTTTGAGAATACTTATGACAATTGTGAAATTAAGAATTTAAGAAGGAATAGGGAATTACTCTATTAGTAATTTCCCTTAATTTATTGTAATTATTATATTAAGGCTGCAAGAAAACGAGTGACCACAAATCTTTATTGAATGCAGTTGCTTGCAATTGGCAAAAGACTACCAACAGCTTTATCTAAACATGCAAAGATTGTTTTGCAGTTTTTACTCCGGTGAAGGAAATAGAACACCAGGACTATAGAAGTGCACCTGTGGTGGAAGCAGTCTATACAAGAACGAGCAAAGCCTTCACGCAAGGCTCTTTTAGCCACAATTTCTTGAAATGTTACTAGGGGCATAATTTTAGTTCTTGGTATGTCCCCTCCCCTAATATGTACTCTAGAAAACTTTATTAGATTTACTTCTCaaacaggtttggttttgttttgttttttttaaaaaaaaaaaaaaaaaaagatgcagtaatATAAACAggttatagcaaaaaaaaaaaaaatgtttagaaataaggagaaagaaaatgctcaCCTCCGAGCAACTTTCATGTTTTTCCCTAGGATGAAAACcttgtttccctttcttcctcGCAGATTattctcattaaaatgaaaatttttgaaTACACGGCAATGAATAATATTCCAGGTAATAATGTTTAAAACTGCAAATATTCGGAGAAAGGTAAAGGAAACTTTCACTTTTCATTACAAAAAGCACTCGACATTTTCAGTGGGGTACATTTGCCACGGAATTTAATTagtacacaaaagaaaaatcttctcaAACACAGCAAAAACCAAACATCATATCGCACTTAATCGTTATAAACATTTTCAGCAGTACTCCATAATAAGACAGTTTTGATAAACTTTGGACATCGGGTAGCAGATGGTTCAGATATCCTTTCACAAGAAAAAAGTATCGCAGCTCTTCTCATGAGGAAGTGGGTGGCTCTTAAAAGAGCCTTTGGGTTCTCGGGAGGATCTGGGAGGGAAGCGCTTTAACCCCCGAAGCCGTAGAGAGTGCGTCCCTGGCGCTTGAGAGCGTAGACCACGTCCATGGCCGTGACCGTCTTCCTCTTGGCGTGCTCGGTGTAGGTGACGGCGTCGCGGATCACGTTCTCCAGAAACACCTTCAGCACGCCGCGCGTCTCCTCGTAGATCAGCCCCGAGATGCGTTTcacgccgccgcgccgggccagGCGCCGGATGGCCGGCTTGGTGATGCCCTGGATGTTGTCGCGCAGCACCTTGCGGTGGCGCTTGGCGCCGCCCTTGCCGAGCCCCTTCCCGCCCTTGCCTCTGCCAGACATGCTGGTGCCGAGACTTGAGGAAAGATGCTGGGAGTGAGGCGGCGCGGCGGCCTTTATGCGGTGGGAGCCGACCTGGTTGGGGACTGCACCAAGGAGGGGCGGGGTTCCCGCCATTTTTTTCTGCTCCGTCACAGATCGTGATAGAACACCGTCTGCCGTAGTCTGTTAAACAATGCTGTAAACTCTGCGaagtaaacaaaaaaattccactttCCGCCCCCCAAAAATCCCATGGACGTACATGTTCGTACTGTAGGAaagctttttcctcctctccttgcgTTTGTATAAATCCATTTGCTATACATATGTGtgattttgtttgatttgtaTTCAAAGTTCTATAAACCTTTTTTTCAGGAGTTTTAGTGATTGAAATCTCTTATTGGCTTTAGCAATTTTCCTGCAATATCTGTGCTGTCGGGCTTTCTAATATTGATTTTGTATTTACCTTTCTACCTCCCGTTTCTTAAATGAAAGGTTTGATACACTATTATGATTTTTACATAAGCGATTTTGAGTGTGTAAGCAAATATTAACCAGAAGGTGGAATAGaatcttttttatattattacCTTTATTTTAGACTGTGACTTTTACTAATTTTTCTCAATTAGAATTACTGCTGtggagattttttccttttttttttctttttacaaaatatCCTTTAGGATAACTAGAGATTTACATTCCTGCTACCTTAATCAGTAAGAAAATCACCTTTCTTTTGTATTAAAGATCAAGGTTTTCAATCTTTAGCTGTTGTTTTTTGCGTCTCAATCCATACTGGAAACAGATGAGAATCTGAATTAGTGTTTATGAAAGTAAGGAGCAATCCTTATCTAAGGATGTTACACATGTCACAGTATAAGAACATTCCAAGTTGGAATAACTACTGGACTAAGACATAATGAATGGCTTcatttttttcgggggggggggggggggaaggaaaaaatgtttgttgtttttttttttctgtaggagaCGGAAGCATAATATCTGTGTACACTTTTAAACTGTGCCATATTAGAACATATAAGCAGTTTATCTATATTGTGCTGCTAAACTGGGAAAGAGTAGCTTCCCTCAGtctatttaataatttaataaaaccaaagaaatatttGCTCTCTGTGGTCATattaaaagcttaaaataagAGTTGATTATCATGACATCTCAGATGTTGTTTCTAATACTGTCCCTAGATGTATTCATGGTCAATATCAAATCTATGACTTTTGGGgtgctgggttttgggttttttttttttgagaagaaaacaaatacaatttagattaaaattttcttttttaatgtgcatcacttctgaaaatgaggATATTAATTAACATGGGAAAGATCTTTGCTTTACCCCTCTTCCAACATGAAGCAACCCACACTAAACTCTTCTAGTCAGTTACAATTGCTTATGTAGCAGAGGCATTCacagcttttccccaggctgTAGCAACTGTGCTTCCTGTTGCAGAGGTGCAGTGGAATACACAGGTACAATGTGAAGTCTCCTTAGAATTGGTGTAGTCCTAAGCATACATCCTTTCTCTTCCTGAGAGGAGTGAACAGGTGAGTGGACTGTGATACCGGGGCTTAAAAAATTTATTATGCCATAGAACTATTCATACAGAACTGGTAGGTCACAAAGCAATAAACAAACTCAAGACTTCTATGCTATAACTCACCTAAAGAAGGATTCCAGAAtaggtttgggtgttttttgaattattcctttattttcttcacttaCTAGTGCCTCACTAGCAGCAGAACACCCAATTTCAATACCCCTCTCTTTCTGCTTCCCAATCCCTGCCCATACTTCCTAGTGACAGTGCTCAAGCAAAACCACTAAAAATTGTGTTCATTTAAGACATATGTAGACTAAGGACAGATTCACAACAAGATAGAATAAAGA from Athene noctua chromosome 3, bAthNoc1.hap1.1, whole genome shotgun sequence encodes the following:
- the LOC141958589 gene encoding histone H3 encodes the protein MARTKQTARKSTGGKAPRKQLATKAARKSAPATGGVKKPHRYRPGTVALREIRRYQKSTELLIRKLPFQRLVREIAQDFKTDLRFQSSAVMALQEASEAYLVGLFEDTNLCAIHAKRVTIMPKDIQLARRIRGERA
- the LOC141958591 gene encoding histone H4; the protein is MSGRGKGGKGLGKGGAKRHRKVLRDNIQGITKPAIRRLARRGGVKRISGLIYEETRGVLKVFLENVIRDAVTYTEHAKRKTVTAMDVVYALKRQGRTLYGFGG